In a single window of the Terrirubrum flagellatum genome:
- a CDS encoding adenylate/guanylate cyclase domain-containing protein: MPTLGVNIAVERTLRLSTGLLLFAYAITHFISHATGLFFAAGIQAIGHDILLAPWRSKIGLSLLLVSFIVHAALGLRALYRRRHFQMPAIEAIQLGLGLVIPLLLIPHATNVRLGEAIWGLNDSYFRILYLYWITDPAYGLVRQFLLLLAVWTHGCLGLHMLLRYRRWHPRWAKALLAVAIAIPALAIFGLNNAGWSVILRATTDPAFAGVYGPPAPGTSAATGVAGVAWLTPRLQLGWIAIVAIVFLLRFIRDLRERRANSIRVRYSDGQSITAPRGFSILEVSRWGRRAHASVCGGRARCTTCRVRVLEGFEQLGAPGPAEASALQRIGAPERVRLACQVRPMHDVAVAPLLAPGSRQRLALGFDLREGRELLVTALHVDLRDSTRLAAGRLPYDALFIVDRYIQATTGAIQAHGGHITSVAGDGVMAVFGVDGDARVGARSALAAAAALWRAIETMNASAGGDSGPALRFGIGVHSGLSVVGLIGLPGQATLQFLGDTGNVAARLEALTKEMDCTMIISEAALEAAALARPDWRAAEVSIRGRDGEPIAVRLISSHDELDAPKAPALAVS; the protein is encoded by the coding sequence ATGCCGACCTTGGGCGTCAACATCGCGGTCGAGCGGACGCTCAGGCTCTCGACCGGTCTTCTCCTTTTCGCCTATGCGATCACGCATTTCATCAGCCATGCGACGGGACTGTTTTTCGCCGCCGGAATCCAGGCGATCGGCCATGACATCCTGCTGGCGCCATGGCGCTCGAAGATCGGCCTGTCGCTTCTGCTCGTCAGCTTCATCGTTCATGCGGCGCTTGGACTGCGCGCGCTCTATCGGCGACGTCATTTCCAGATGCCTGCGATCGAAGCCATCCAGCTCGGGCTTGGCCTCGTCATTCCGCTGCTTCTGATCCCGCACGCCACCAATGTGCGGCTCGGCGAAGCGATCTGGGGCTTGAACGACAGCTATTTCCGCATCCTCTATCTCTACTGGATCACCGACCCGGCCTACGGGCTCGTCCGACAGTTCCTGCTTCTTCTTGCAGTGTGGACGCATGGCTGTCTCGGCCTGCACATGCTGCTGCGCTATCGGCGCTGGCATCCGCGCTGGGCGAAAGCGCTTCTTGCAGTCGCAATCGCGATCCCGGCGCTCGCCATCTTCGGTCTCAACAACGCCGGCTGGAGCGTGATCCTTCGCGCCACGACCGATCCAGCTTTCGCCGGCGTCTATGGTCCGCCGGCGCCGGGAACATCCGCGGCGACAGGCGTCGCCGGCGTCGCATGGCTGACGCCGCGCCTGCAGCTTGGCTGGATCGCGATCGTCGCCATCGTGTTTCTGCTCCGCTTCATCCGCGACCTCCGCGAACGACGTGCGAACAGCATCCGCGTGCGCTACAGCGACGGACAATCGATCACCGCGCCGCGCGGATTCTCCATTCTCGAAGTCAGCCGCTGGGGCCGGCGCGCGCACGCTTCGGTCTGCGGCGGACGCGCGCGCTGCACCACATGCCGCGTGCGCGTGCTGGAGGGCTTCGAGCAACTCGGCGCGCCGGGCCCCGCCGAAGCTTCAGCGCTCCAACGCATCGGCGCGCCGGAGCGCGTGCGGCTCGCCTGCCAGGTGCGGCCCATGCATGACGTCGCCGTGGCGCCGCTGCTCGCGCCGGGATCGCGCCAGCGCCTGGCGCTTGGCTTCGATCTGCGCGAGGGGCGCGAATTGCTCGTCACCGCGCTGCATGTGGATCTCAGGGATTCGACGCGATTGGCCGCAGGGCGCCTCCCCTACGACGCGCTGTTCATCGTCGATCGCTACATCCAGGCGACGACGGGCGCGATCCAGGCCCATGGCGGCCATATCACCAGCGTCGCTGGCGACGGCGTCATGGCGGTGTTCGGCGTCGACGGCGACGCGCGCGTCGGGGCGCGCAGCGCGCTCGCCGCGGCGGCTGCGCTGTGGCGCGCCATCGAGACGATGAACGCCAGCGCGGGCGGCGATTCAGGGCCGGCGCTGCGCTTCGGAATCGGCGTGCATTCCGGACTGTCGGTGGTGGGGCTGATCGGATTGCCCGGACAGGCGACGCTGCAATTCCTCGGCGACACGGGAAATGTCGCGGCCCGCCTCGAAGCGCTGACGAAGGAGATGGATTGCACCATGATCATTTCCGAGGCGGCGCTTGAAGCAGCCGCGCTCGCGCGGCCGGACTGGCGCGCTGCGGAGGTGAGCATCAGAGGCCGCGACGGCGAGCCGATCGCTGTCCGCCTGATCAGTTCGCATGACGAACTCGACGCGCCGAAAGCGCCGGCGCTCGCAGTCAGCTAA
- a CDS encoding putative motility protein, whose product MDSVSLAQGVVAANVAKTQNAVAAKLMKMNVDANKSIADLLESASNNLQALADAANPAGVGGNLDIKA is encoded by the coding sequence ATGGACAGCGTGTCGCTCGCACAGGGCGTTGTCGCCGCCAACGTCGCCAAGACGCAGAACGCCGTCGCGGCGAAGCTCATGAAAATGAATGTCGACGCCAACAAGTCGATCGCCGACCTCCTGGAATCGGCGTCGAACAATCTTCAGGCGCTCGCTGACGCCGCCAACCCGGCCGGGGTCGGCGGCAATCTCGACATCAAGGCCTGA
- a CDS encoding DUF937 domain-containing protein produces MMNLMEIVQSAQGGAAMENLARQFGISQQQAQAAVAAVLPAMSMGLRRQAESVDQMHQFLGTLAQGQHGQAFDEQDKDGDGVPDHLQQQGNDVLAMMFGSKDTSRAVAGQAAQFAGLPDSMIKAMLPMIASMVMGGLMKSMNNQGFGGLLGQIANSFGGAMGGAMGGAMGGAQAGQPGGFGQGGLADILGKMMTGGMLGGGAMGGNVAPPNPQAANNPLGGLIGGMLNSMLGGAQAPSAPSPTPGNAAAPGADAMTKSLQAGLDALQGMFNAGAQTQQAHMDGLNQIFGQMFGAGRK; encoded by the coding sequence ATGATGAATTTGATGGAGATCGTTCAGAGCGCGCAGGGCGGCGCGGCGATGGAGAATCTCGCTCGCCAGTTCGGCATTTCTCAACAGCAGGCGCAGGCGGCCGTGGCTGCGGTTCTACCCGCAATGTCCATGGGATTGCGGCGGCAGGCCGAAAGCGTCGATCAGATGCACCAGTTCCTGGGAACCCTGGCGCAGGGCCAGCATGGCCAGGCGTTCGACGAGCAGGACAAGGACGGCGACGGCGTGCCGGATCATCTGCAGCAGCAGGGCAACGACGTGCTCGCCATGATGTTCGGATCGAAGGACACAAGCCGCGCCGTGGCAGGGCAAGCGGCGCAATTCGCGGGCCTTCCCGATTCCATGATCAAGGCGATGCTGCCGATGATCGCATCCATGGTCATGGGCGGCCTGATGAAGAGCATGAACAATCAGGGCTTCGGCGGATTGCTCGGGCAGATCGCGAACAGTTTCGGCGGCGCGATGGGCGGAGCCATGGGAGGCGCGATGGGCGGCGCTCAGGCAGGACAACCCGGCGGCTTCGGACAGGGCGGGCTCGCCGACATCCTCGGCAAGATGATGACGGGGGGCATGCTCGGCGGCGGCGCCATGGGCGGCAATGTCGCCCCGCCCAATCCTCAGGCGGCGAACAATCCGCTCGGCGGCCTCATCGGCGGCATGCTGAATTCGATGCTGGGCGGCGCGCAGGCCCCGTCAGCGCCGTCGCCCACGCCCGGAAATGCGGCCGCGCCTGGCGCGGATGCGATGACGAAATCATTGCAGGCGGGGCTCGACGCGCTGCAGGGCATGTTCAACGCCGGCGCGCAGACGCAGCAGGCCCATATGGACGGGCTCAATCAGATTTTCGGGCAGATGTTCGGAGCCGGCCGGAAATAG